Below is a genomic region from Helianthus annuus cultivar XRQ/B chromosome 2, HanXRQr2.0-SUNRISE, whole genome shotgun sequence.
TtcttcggtagtttgttctgaaGAACCGCTGAACACTCTTCATTCAAGGTCACTTGCGAAAGCTCCTCAAGTTTCTTTTTGTTGGATAGGATATCCTTCAGAAACTTGGCATACTTAGGCATTTGAGCAAGTGCCTCGACAAATGGTAAATTTATATGAAGTTGCTTAAAAAGCTCGAGGAATTTACCATAGTGTTCTTCCATTTTCTGCTTTTTCAACCTCCCCGGATATGGAACGGGAGGGACATACTCTCTCACTAGCTCCTTGGGTCatgcggtacttgctgggactCGCCTCTGTTGCACCTCACCCGGAGACTCAGCCTCAATCTCCTCATCAACCTCCTCGTCATCGACTGGCTTTTCTGAAACAGCCGGAGGGATGGCTTGAGCGGTCTTGTCGCTTCTCAACGTGATGGCCTTTGCTGTAGCATTTGGATTTGGCTCTGTGTTGCTCGGAAGGCCCCCCTGTTGTCTCGCTGACAACATCTTGGCAATCTGGCCAACTTGGTTCTCAATGGCCTGCATGGAAGCCTTTTGGCTTTTCAACTCACTCTCGTGCCTCGTGAAACGACCTTCATACTCCCTAAAACGCTTCTCATTCTTCGCTTTTTGAGTGTTTTGACCAGCTAAGATTTGACTAAGCATATCATGCACACTAGGATCACTAGAAGGAGGCGGCTGCTGAGGACGAGGTGGACCATATGCTCCATGGGTCGGAGCTGTGGGACGTGGAGCAAATCCTGGTGGATGTTGGTTAGAAGCATCGGGCTTCCAACTAAAGTTTGGATGATTCTTCCACCCCGGATTATAAGTATTGCTGTAGGGATTGTTTTGAGGACGGTATTAGTTTCCCATGAAATCAACATGCTCGTGTGACATCTCTCCCGTCGGAAAATCACCTACCTGATATGCTCCCCGACTCGAAGAACCTCTCGAGTGCATTTCCATCACTCGATCAAATTTCGAAGACAAGGCATCCATACGTGCTGTCATGGCTGTGTAGTCGTCCACATGATGAACTCCCTGCCGAGAATTCTTTCCCCTCGGGGGCTGTTGCGTCCGGTTTTTCGCGGCACACTTCTCAAGAATCTCAAATGCCTCGGTGGCATTTTTCGTGCCAATATCACCACCCGAGTATGTATCAATCATCATCTGTCCCTGACTGTCCAAACCATGGTAGAAGATCTGACACTGTTGCCACTTGGGCAACCCGTGATGTGGGACCTTTCTCATAAGCTCTTTGAACCGCTCCCATGCCTCGTAAAGGGACTCGTCCTCGTCCTGACGAAAGTTCAGAATCTTGGTTCTCAACCGAACAGTTTTCTCTGGAGGGAAATATTTCTGAAGGAACTTCTCAGCTAATTGATTCCATGTAGTGATAGATCCAGCTGGAAGTGAAAGAAGCCACTCCTTGGCTCCATCCCGTAAGGAAAACGGAAAGAGCCGAAGGCGGATAGCATCCGCTGATGCATCACGAATCCTAAATGTGGCACAAACCTCTAGAAACCCCGCGATGTGAACACTTTGATCCTCGTGATCCTTGCCATAAAACTGCACCGCATTCTGCAACATCGATATGGTGCCGGCCTTGATCTCGAAATTATTATTGTCGATTGTCGGTGCATTGATGCTCGCAAGCAAACCATCGAGTGACGGTTTTCCAATTTCATTCAAGATCCTATTCTCTTCCGCGTCCGCCATGTCTACCCGAACCTCGTAGAAGGTGTCGTCGTCTGCTGTGTCTGTCTCAATCGTCTCAGCTACCACGCGAAACCGCTCCCGCAGTCTCCGGTGAAGATCACGCTCCGGCTCCGCTGAAGGCTCAACGATATCAGCAGCAGGGGTTGAGGACATGCACAACCTGTAGGGAATAAGGAGCACAATGcacaaaatatatacaaaaacaaaAAATCAACTAGCAaataatcatatttttttttcaaataatcaaGCAAAGGCAAATAAAACAAGTAGACAAAAACTTTGTACACTTTTCACAATGGCTAAATAAGTAACTCGAATCGTTTTCAAGAAGACCgcatccccggcaacggcgccaaaaacttgatgtgcgtgaattatatatatttttaattgagtttttcttcacacaaatttagttttaaaatggtttttcacctagaaactaactacacacacaaagggcaagtgtacccgtcgggtggtaatatagctaatcggtaagaaccggatatcaatccgtggatgCGGTGTCTCAATACTAAACTTTTGTTACTTCAAAGCCTTTTCAAATGATTGGATTGGTTTTTCTAACTTATCAtgcaaaataaataaactactaaaATTTCTAACAAATAACAATAACTAAGAAAGGTTGCCTAAACTAAGTATCCACTTATTCACATGTGACAACAAAGAGGAAGGGATTGTGATGATGCAAGCTCCAATTTTAACTAAGTCCCCAATCAAGGCTTCCTAGTTTATAATTCTTAGGAAAATTAAAAATGAATTAACATTCTAATCACCTAAAAATTATTCCTTTAAGCTCACTTGCTAAGTtgatgttaatctttgatgatgagttattcatttgtcaaaactcctaactctacaaattagggaaaactaatatgacaaacacactaatcaccctaacttggttttaagtagttggcactatcaccatgttcttgatatgaaccacaagaatggtcatgctagctaacaaccttggcctaaatcatcaaccaaacatgaacacaaactatagaattcatataaacatacttttgatctttccaaatctagatgcaagaattcacaaacaagctcaaatcattgttcatatcatattagcactcaccattcctagtttcatgctatgaatcatactaacaagttaacaagattcaataatcataatctctacatgggctttccaacccaacatgtaaatacttatgagcaaacattcaagaacaagaacTTTAAGCATGCATATGAACTCCAAGAACAAAATCAAATGACAACATGAAGAttaacaagaacaatcatcacatcTACTTCCATATTATCACATGTTCATAAGCTTCAACATAGTTTAGACAACACAAATGTTTAGCCTACAAGGCTCATAACTACCAAATCAAGCATAAATAAACATAAATTGTTCATAATGTAGTAAGCTAACCAAGTTAAAGACAAGAATTAAATGGTGTTTGAGTAGATCTTCAAGGGGTTTAATCCTCTTCAAGGCTCCTTCTTGGCTCCAACAAGCTTCCAAGACCAGATTCTTGAGAGAAAAAGTCACCAAAATGCTCCAACTCCCTTGCAAATGAGCTAGAAACTCGTATTTAAACTGCTGGGCGTTTGGCACTACCATGCCAccttttggcacggtcgtgcttggCAAGTGTCAGAGCCACTTTCTTGAGTGTTGACCAAGCAAGCTACCATTTTCGGAAAAATCGCACTCAAATGTTCCcgaggtcgcacgaccgtgctcGGAGATCCTCTGGTCGTGCGAGCCGGTAGTGCTCGGTAACAGTCACCTCGTTCTCGGAAACAAGCTGATCAGAGGCTAAGATTgacttggcacggtcgtgccactggttggcacggtcgtgcttcCCTTGATTTTGAAGATTTGGCTGCTGGGTGCTAGTGCTGATCGAGAGTGCCGACGTCGGGAggcttggcacggtcgtgccactgtttggcacggtagtgccatatTTGGCAGTTTGCTGGAATGCACCATTTTAGCTCTATTTTGCTCCAAAAGCTTCCGTTTCATCACCGGGCCGAAGCCCGGAcctgtattttcacaaacaactcaaataAGTACCAAACtcaatgaaaatacaaagagttttcgcataaacggggcgtatttgacgtttaaaagatgtataaattcttatacatcagcggggtcgttgtaagatgagaaaagaaacggagttagtcgtcaaggtaaggaaatcactcccatCTTGATTATATGTCTCCATTTATTGTTACAAGGGGgggtataaataaaattatgCGAAATCATGTATGTGGATAGTGTATAAATGTATGATAAAGTACTCGTACGATATATGCGTAAAagtgaaatttcaaaaataattcgaattcgaaaagagggaataggtgagacttggtcataatgtttgtttaagaaaatgaaattgatcacatagcataagGGTCACATAGCGTAAAGATTCAAGTTGATTTGcatagtataaaagtttaaacgtctcatatagcataatcatgaattccacatagcataacatgaataaacgaaagcattgtaaatttagtttgttcacgagggattattattgtttgtgattgcgataatgtgcgaaatgattaaaacgacatttcgaaatgaaagaacgttcaagtataaaatcacatataaattgagttacataaaagagaggctcaataaaacataggattgtttcgggtagagaaacgtcgacaattccaaagtgggtcgaaagtcctttcgatttagagatattgtgctttggcctataagtaagatactctcgtcgagaagcgattaacggtatcttacccttccggttactacacatctctaaatgattggaacattcgggactttggcgagaataaaaatcaaggaatgggacttaatcgacaagatgcgggtttcacccctaacttgacgatttcgtaccctaaatgtggttggtacttgtcggccaaaataaaattttgacactttgacaagggtccactagagttgaaatggaaattaccattaagttgtggatgtcactcctagcttaatggcgaaatttcgtgcaaaaatagattaaaggtagagtgagagttgtttaccaaattgtgggtttcacgcctattttggtaaagttgtctcgttgatgttacaagagtataaaatagcataagtgtattcatgttagccttaggaaaggcgcataagtttaataacaagaagtgtagctaggaagcatgcatggtagagtacaaaagttttaaacaacaaataagagacaaaattcctagaactatagattagggcaaaagcatggcaattttcctaattccctatagttatggctctgataccaatctgtcacaccccaaccaatggcggaaacatcaggatgagacgaagtgtgaagattgctcgagacatcataacgctatttgtgacaataatttaataatccaaatttcatttccaaacttcaagtagtcattaatacaaaataacaaaccaacataaccaaaattcgatacaacatattaaacctaacgtctaaagtgtgtatctaggcatcgtgctacctctttcatttcatcatcatcaacctgtaacatgtttaaaatacaattcaatgcaaaagcaaaggcgagtatacaagtttggtacatacatagcataagataaaagtgtgaacaatccctcatagcaagcatgcgattcaagataaacattaaatatggcatgtgtctaacatatcaaaccaagaaaacgcaacttgctcatgacataaccaaagtttcagtagaggcgggtcgttaatcctatagcgctacatatgtcaaggtttggctcgtacgaagttaatgataagttcaacacataagaatcacccaaatttaaagtatcaagccatcacatatacaagcatgttataggaatgttcatgtgtttagacaaaagttcatgtgtaagtttcaataggtaaacatgttacaccccaaaagtggtaaaagtaaaaaggggaaaagtacgagtatactcacggtttacaagtggtgacttgaattccgagagcaagtttgtagatgaattagttcggagcaccttgtccttctacacaaggaaacgtaggtgtgtgagtttggcgtataacggaagattatagattcggagtttttaaaatatatagaaagtaacataggtgaaaataatcatcttgtacacataactcttgttcttgacactattgaaactcaaaagagttggtatgatttcatggattctaagatccattagagtcgtaacaagggcatggtcatagatgatgtaacgtccacttaacaaataactattaagtcatcatcaagtctttgttacttagatgtatacatatagaataacttagatattatatagtttacaagtcttatgattcaagcatgaggtaggagattaatgtctccatttaggtacctctttgtgtcatagaatacatacatgaggtaggaagaacaagcttccatttaggcacctctattgttcaccactacacttgttgttataaacaacaaggagggtcatgaacatacaagtattaaggtaataacaacaactaatctatagaaaaacatcaagtaatgattggattcttatgaaggatagcctaggctaaaccaaccatcacacatacatcaagttttacacttgaacactacttgtgggtaaaaccctaattaaaacagaaagtttgtgaggttttaacctctgatttaagtgtctcaaccatgtttttaagcttaaccaaccataagagaggttgtaagcattaggacattggtgtgagatatgttagacacaagttggataagaaataacatgttgttgattaatagtaaacaaaacagaaagttttagtccattttagggcaaatccaagcatgattcttccaaggaaaaaccaaggattcaaacccaaggacataacaaagcaataggaagaagaaccaagtgatttggttaagaaataagcaagttacactcactttagtgaagttacaagaatctgtccaaaactcagatttactgcagatttagagtgaatttgtgaagattagagagttgtgaaagtgtcaaatgggttggagaaggtggctatttataatggaggagttagaagatgattggaggtgattagaggtggattaaaggtgattgggtgagttaGATTAATGGGATTTCGTGCACAAAGCTGGAAGAAACACGCCTTCTGCCGAAAACAGGGGCTCGCGTGACGTCTaggaccctcgcgtcacgcggcgggtaGGGGTCTCCCAACTTTCGTTTTGTTACactttagtccctgaagtttgtatttgatccttttAGGTACAAtcttgagagtttagggacttgttttgatataaaagcatagtataaggtgtagttaagcatgatgatcataaccaaagtatgtttaagcgtataaatgtcataaccaagtatcgttctcgttcaaaagacgttcaatgcataagtttagattaattacaagtttcgcacatagtttccaagaataacgattagacattgattgattcgcgaagtcgaacatacgagcatacatagagtgtgtataacataaatgtaacaaaatacaagcttcattaatgacccaagtctcggtttgataatgattacaatgaaaggagcgattacaagaatacaaggtttccaaaaatagaaatacgaacaaaactttctataaatggaaagtacaaaagagccgggtgTTACagatatctttagatatacctgtcatatcttcatgtttccatgaaAAGGTAGTtctcctccttttgaggaaggaaaTGAGgttttctttcattttgccaaggatccctgatcctatataggccttagattcaggatcatcaggatccatgaggatttctactacatcctgctctcttgcctcaaagacatcccttggaggatactttgattgctattgctctctTGATTTTGAGGCtagtttcattgatgaagtgtaacagttcttagcctcctgctgatcgctatcaatcttcactattccccaaggactagggagcttcacacattgatggtaggtggatgggactgccttcatatcgtgtatccaaggcctgccaaggataacattacaacaagataatcagtcaataacacaaaatcttttataagaatgtaggccttcgatatagattgggagtttaatgtcccccagagtattcttagtttcgccgctgaatcccacgagcacagaggatcttggtacgATATCGGACTCAGGGATATTCATCTTCTtgagaacatcaagctggataatgttcacagagctccctccatctataaggatcctgcgaacaaaatggttagaaataaagagagtaataaccaaaccatcgtgatgaggatcctggatatcaacacgatcatcctcatcaaaggttatgacctttccttcggagacacttgatgttcgaatgggtctatctccactatccatcttggtttcctttgcatgccttttagctgctgagaaggatgtgccacaaatgtttgatcctccagaaataaagtttattacttgtgcatctgctggaggggccggagctttctcagggatcctttcaggatcctgagtccttgacttttttctctccaataattctttcaaatgccccttgctcaacaagtgttagggcaggatttttaatgacctgtgatccttacatgatatcctaacagtgatccttgtttctgtgacagatagtgatcctcagaagagcttcaggatcaggatcatggatcatcctaaggatcctcatacttgttttggtcaaaaatcacacaaggataatgcaaccaaacttctatgtaaacggggtatgatgcttggtttattgaaaaagtaaaggatcacttcagtatgaaatatgcaaagacacaatgatttatatgaggaaaaagcccttgatcaatgtatgatctccggcataaaaaacctcgggtgacggcaactaccgatcaccaaactttaatataagaaaaatatggttacaacttcggatgataatgagctgagtacaaggatcactatcgtaatgtttgtctaagcgtgtgagaattgtgttgtgtgttcttccgaatggggaagagtgttatatatacaagtgtaggtgacctattttaggtaaaaagactaataatcagctcattacccctttagaaataaaagtaaatctagcctaaattgttgcccttaaatcatgccaagtttccatatcctttgcaacgtccatctccgatcaagcacatgctataattgtaaagacgcgtcctttgatcgtgatgctaagagcggatcctgctagatgttcctgcaaaatatcatttaattctatgaaggtaactgttagcatgaggatcctataatggtccatgatcctgatcctgaagtcctgctgaggatcactatctgctaaagaaacaaggatcactggttaggatcacatgtaaggatcatatatcataaaaatccagcccaaacaattgcccccaaaatataaggagtttattgtaaattaacgagttatattttgctttgatcttatctgcaacgggcgactcggataactagccgttataaccggactagccgttgcaacctttacgttactgaagtgacatccctgcaaatcatgattataaataggagatagggttaggatcaatctgcatttaaattcaagatatactccctttataatctctaccgaagatcgatcaggtattctcttctcttctctttcttccttctcttgctctgtttttctgctcctctgtttttattctgccatgagtatgttgctccgaaattcccctcacaaggatcacaataagagcagtcccctgaaaagccaagggatcgtcaaagactctcctactgagaggtgctgcttcaccgatgctcatgttgataggatccgtcactgttttccggcggatgctatcttcaagtcattcacttccactgctttaagcgattttgtttccgacacctgggtggcctttcctgcaactccgtttaccataggatattcatatccttttccagccttcacccaatccttcttttccctgaccggcatgtcttatatccaagccatgcccatgatctggagggttctgtttacccttgagaggatcatcgagcaggaggggattgacttagggatgtcggagctggctgagctatatgatcttaccacgtttggttcctgtcgatacttgttgaaacggaaagctggggaggatcaccctgttcttaaggtcaccaagaatgatacaaattggaagcgacgattcttctttgttaggagggataccatccctaatgggaaggatctgcccaaggagtgggccactcatggtaggatagaggatcctggaaggatcactatcagacttgtctcttatgatgaggatcactaatgtctttctttgttatttgtttttttagctatatccgttgctcatctcaagttaacccctgctgcaagagagagagttttagctttcaaaaagcttgatcctgagaccagaagttttcaagtcaccatccaagattcacaagaagtatcctcctcatctgccacaatgtcaagtaagtatccttatcaaaaagtaagttctatgcaagactgttaaattagttaagaaacttatcttgttttgattgtgtaggcactgggaaatctgctaagtctgccaagtctgcctccaagtttgggattgatgatcttgccaatgttaagtcttcaagaaagaagacttctgttgccagtccctctgcttcggcccctaaagcacctgttaggggtaagggaaagaagagaaagacttctgaggatctccaaggatttcccctgctccgccagcagtttcttgattatgttaatgaagtaaggatcattgcccctgttggctATCCTACTTGAGTATCCTGTCTGTGTattctgtttctttgaggatcacctggtcttgatcttacctttttcctttttgcagaaacttgctgaagtagagacctaccttggccatgtcgaggatca
It encodes:
- the LOC110894714 gene encoding uncharacterized protein LOC110894714, which produces MSSTPAADIVEPSAEPERDLHRRLRERFRVVAETIETDTADDDTFYEVRVDMADAEENRILNEIGKPSLDGLLASINAPTIDNNNFEIKAGTISMLQNAVQFYGKDHEDQSVHIAGFLEVCATFRIRDASADAIRLRLFPFSLRDGAKEWLLSLPAGSITTWNQLAEKFLQKYFPPEKTVRLRTKILNFRQDEDESLYEAWERFKELMRKVPHHGLPKWQQCQIFYHGLDSQGQMMIDTYSGGDIGTKNATEAFEILEKCAAKNRTQQPPRGKNSRQGVHHVDDYTAMTARMDALSSKFDRVMEMHSRGSSSRGAYQNHPNFSWKPDASNQHPPGFAPRPTAPTHGAYGPPRPQQPPPSSDPSVHDMLSQILAGQNTQKAKNEKRFREYEGRFTRHESELKSQKASMQAIENQVGQIAKMLSARQQGGLPSNTEPNPNATAKAITLRSDKTAQAIPPAVSEKPVDDEEVDEEIEAESPGEVQQRRVPASTA